The Brachionichthys hirsutus isolate HB-005 chromosome 8, CSIRO-AGI_Bhir_v1, whole genome shotgun sequence genome contains a region encoding:
- the LOC137898144 gene encoding immunoglobulin-like and fibronectin type III domain-containing protein 1 isoform X1: MSKVTDQTATGQAGIRKKSKVPGVMITQFMEELPEGMSTPDFTRKPIALTIQEGKFAVFKAKVVGTPTPTVTWSRANGEIHFHSDLCVQKYDAESQEHTIEFPKVAPEDADTYKCFATNEYGRAICTVVLNIIKVGFSKSKELQKTQAEDVTDFRKKLKKRNFDGTRDGKPMEPEEKVWEILLSADKKDYERICAEYNIKDFRGMLKRLSEMKREREVEIAEFVTQISALKHIEVNDDDCATIELDMDLKDPSSKIFLYKDGIMVPFTKEESDAMRHSLKQVGKKYVFTIRNLGLGDAGIYSVDVEGINVFSTDFRVQEVDFALKMQEVKAAEREDALFQCVLTAPMDQIKWFGKSSPLSNSDKHEITVSEDKLIHKLIVRDCLPLDGGIYAAVAGIKSCNAWLIVEVDKDPSNKGKKAARKTTVAGGGNDEDLMRIAKEQQEKYQKEMEEKMEIAKKAQTEKEAAGAAARAEAEAAKKEATDMKAKSKRAAAGKDGAAMKRKKKHTGAAVGAGSAGGGVAGSASGPSGGIGGAAGGAGGVAGAAGAEVDAIDGGKGAGANEGTGVGGVAGGEGGSGEGSGAAAKGGDGGIAGDGAVGGEGEGEDDFEEGEEDSFEDSDEEIEGEAKRDGDVDGGEATRKKRVREGPLVPDTVIDPGVHFHAGLSDCKIIIGETAELECKLSSEECQGSWYKDGNEIKSNEGMTISKEGSFHRLKIHKVTEEYAGTYKFEADGRKTESLIVVEDPPRFYTDDLEAFKKPVTVKKGQKTTFKLAYIGREPMKVQWYLDGEELSDEANIKVERLDGYSRLMLNKLQRKDSGEVKMKLKNEFGTLEAVSQLVVLDKPSPPMGPLEIVDASSSAIEFKWRPPKDSGGCKIDNYILERQQVGRNTWKKVGPIGSEATYKDSDVDHGKRYCYRIRVETEMGTSELMETEDIQAGTKAYAGPPSTPKIVSAFKDCIKLSWSPPADDGGSGILGYNLEKRKKGSNLWGPVNPPEQMIRAKGFAVKDVVEGMEYEFRVSAINNSGAGEFSTPSEFVPARDPKKPPGKVLDFKVTDSTYTTLSLSWTQPKEIQDVQDEAKGYFLEIRPAENTEWDRCNSNAITMNSFTVKGLKSMAMYWVRITATNDGGDGEIQELDNYILAMPPPVRPRFTDAKIKSFMVVRAGNAARFNINFQASPWPDITWQKDGVPVSKKVTISNTEGTSQLLITSAERSDTGIYTIIVKNVVGQETISIEIRVTDEPKPPGPVELDENVPGTVTLSWSPSPDEKRDDRLHYMVAKRDSNKRKWHTVADHIFNNRFTACNIMPGREYHFRVYAKNDIGSSKPSESPKWQISTKKEKFTVKVPVTKACNLQCLPKFLLPLKLHTAPQGYECYMSCAVKGDPTPHVTWLRDNVSLNTNTNYHITNTCGVCSLLILRVGPNDTGEYKIVAENSLGRAECSTKLTVRE, from the exons atgTCAAAGGTGACTGACCAAACTGCCACTGGGCAGGCAG GCATCAGGAAGAAGTCTAAAGTGCCTGGCGTCATGATAACACAGTTCATGGAGGAACTTCCAGAGGGAATGTCTACTCCAGATTTCACCCGCAAACCCATTGCTCTAACCATTCAAGAAG GTAAATTTGCAGTCTTTAAAGCAAAAGTGGTGGGCACGCCAACACCTACTGTAACATGGAGCCGAGCAAATggagaaatacattttcattctgatctgtgCGTGCAAAAGTACGATGCAGAATCTCAGGAACATACAATTGAG TTTCCTAAGGTTGCCCCAGAAGATGCAGACACCTACAAATGTTTTGCAACAAATGAATACGGGAGAGCCATTTGCACTGTAGTCTTGAATATTATTAAGG TTGGATTCTCCAAGAGCAAAGAACTTCAAAAGACACAAGCAGAAG ACGTAACAGACTtcagaaaaaaactaaaaaaacg TAATTTTGATGGAACGCGTGATGGAAAGCCAATGGAGCCAGAGGAGAAGGTGTGGGAAATTCTCCTCAGTGCAGACAAGAAAGATTACGAGCGCATCTGTGCTGAATATAACATCAAAGATTTCCGTGGCATGCTGAAGAGGCTCAGTGAAATGAAGCGGGAAAGGGAGGTGGAGATTGCAGAG TTTGTCACACAAATCAGTGCACTCAAACATATCGAGGTCAATGATGATGACTGTGCAACAATTGAGCTGGACATGGACCTGAAGGACCCGAGCAGTAAAATCTTCCTATACAAG GATGGCATCATGGTTCCATTTACCAAAGAAGAGAGCGACGCAATGAGGCATAGCTTGAAACAAGTCGGCAAGAAATATGTCTTCACAATTAGAAACCTAGGTTTAGGGGATGCTGGAATTTACTCTGTGGATGTTGAGGGCATCAACGTCTTTTCGACAGACTTCAGAG TACAAGAAGTTGACTTTGCTCTAAAAATGCAAGAGGTTAAGGCCGCAGAGCGAGAGGATGCGCTCTTTCAGTGTGTCCTGACAGCGCCTATGGATCAGATCAAATGGTTTGGGAAAAGCTCTCCTCTGTCAAATAGTGACAAACATGAAATCACTGTGTCTGAAGATAAGCTTATCCACAAGTTGATTGTGCGCGACTGTTTGCCTTTGGATGGCGGCATTTATGCTGCTGTGGCGGGAATCAAATCCTGCAATGCCTGGCTTATAGTTGAAG ttgaCAAAGATCCGTCCAACAAGGGCAAGAAGGCAGCTCGCAAGACAACTGTAGCTGGAGGGGGCAACGATGAAGATCTAATGAGAATAGCTAAGGAGCAGCAAGAAAAATATCAGAAGGAAATGGAGGAAAAAATGGAAATTGCCAAGAAGGCTCAAACAGaaaaagaagctgcaggagctgctgcccGAGCAGAGGCTGAAGCAGCGAAAAAAGAAGCCACTGATATGAAGGCAAAGTCTAAAAGGGCTGCAGCTGGCAAGGATGGAGCTGCAATGAAACGGAAGAAAAAACACACTGGTGCAGCTGTAGGTGCTGGCTCTGCTGGGGGTGGAGTCGCTGGCTCTGCCAGTGGCCCTTCTGGTGGCATCGGTGGTGCTGCTGGTGGCGCCGGTGGAGTCGCTGGTGCTGCCGGTGCAGAGGTTGATGCAATTGATGGTGGCAAAGGTGCTGGTGCGAATGAAGGAACTGGAGTTGGTGGTGTAGCAGGTGGTGAAGGTGGCAGCGGAGAGGGAAGTGGAGCTGCAGCTAAAGGTGGCGATGGCGGCATCGCTGGGGATGGGGCTGTGGGTGGTGAAGGTGAAGGAGAAGATGATTTtgaggaaggggaagaggatTCCTTTGAAGATTCTGATGAGGAAATTGAGGGAGAGGCCAAAAGAGATGGAGACGTAGATGGAGGAGAAGCAACACGCAAGAAACGCGTGAGAGAAGGTCCACTTGTTCCAGATACAGTAATAG ACCCAGGAGTTCACTTTCATGCCGGGCTTTCCGACTGCAAAATCATTATTGGAGAAACAGCAGAGTTGGAGTGTAAACTGAGCAGTGAAGAATGTCAGGGAAGCTGGTACAAAGATGGAAATGAG attAAATCAAATGAGGGTATGACCATTTCAAAGGAGGGAAGTTTCCACAGGCTTAAGATTCACAAAGTAACAGAAGAATATGCTGGGACATATAAATTTGAGGCTGATGGACGGAAGACAGAGAGCTTAATTGTTGTGGAAG ATCCACCAAGATTTTATACCGATGACCTGGAGGCCTTTAAAAAGCCTGTGACTGTGAAGAAAGgacaaaaaacaactttcaaatTAGCTTATATTGGACGGGAGCCTATGAAAGTTCAGTGGTACCTCGATGGCGAGGAGCTTTCGGACGAAGCGAATATCAAGGTCGAGCGCCTCGACGGTTACAGCCGACTGATGCTGAACAAACTGCAGCGCAAGGACAGCGGCGAAGTAAAGATGAAACTCAAAAATGAGTTTGGCACTCTTGAGGCTGTCAGCCAGCTCGTGGTACTGG ATAAACCCTCTCCACCTATGGGACCTCTGGAGATTGTTGACGCCTCCTCTTCTGCAATTGAATTTAAGTGGAGGCCTCCAAAAGACAGTGGTGGCTGCAAGATAGACAACTATATCCTCGAACGCCAACAAGTTGGCCGTAACACCTGGAAGAAGGTGGGACCGATCGGCTCAGAGGCCACGTACAAGGACTCGGATGTCGACCACGGCAAGAGGTACTGTTATCGCATCAGGGTGGAGACTGAAATGGGGACCAGCGAGCTGATGGAAACGGAGGACATTCAAGCTGGAACAAAAG caTACGCTGGACCTCCATCAACACCGAAAATTGTCAGCGCTTTCAAGGACTGCATCAAACTGTCATGGTCTCCTCCAGCCGACGATGGCGGTAGCGGCATATTGGGATACAACCTCGAGAAGCGCAAGAAGGGCAGCAACCTGTGGGGTCCAGTCAACCCACCCGAACAGATGATCAGAG CGAAGGGATTTGCAGTAAAAGACGTGGTTGAGGGCATGGAGTACGAATTCCGTGTCTCAGCGATCAATAACTCTGGAGCTGGTGAATTTAGCACGCCGTCTGAGTTTGTGCCCGCCAGAGACCCTAAAA AGCCTCCTGGTAAGGTCCTGGACTTCAAAGTGACAGATTCTACCTACACCACTCTGTCGCTGTCCTGGACCCAGCCCAAGGAGATCCAGGACGTTCAGGACGAAGCCAAGGGATATTTTCTCGAGATCAGACCTGCAGAAAATACCGAATGGGATCGCTgcaattcaaatgcaatcacCATGAATTCCTTTACAGTCAAAGGCTTGAAGTCAATGGCGATGTACTGGGTGAGAATCACTGCCACTAATGACGGAGGAGATGGGGAGATACAAGAGCTGGATAATTACATCCTTGCAATGCCCCCTCCTG TGAGACCACGTTTTACGGATGCCAAAATCAAGAGTTTCATGGTTGTGAGAGCAGGAAATGCCGCAAGATTCAACATCAACTTTCAG GCTTCTCCTTGGCCTGACATTACCTGGCAGAAAGATGGAGTGCCAGTGTCTAAAAAGGTAACGATCAGCAACACAGAGGGAACGTCCCAGCTCCTGATTACTTCCGCTGAGCGCTCAGACACCGGCATCTACACAATCATTGTCAAGAACGTTGTAGGTCAAGAAACAATCAGCATTGAAATTAGAGTCACAG ATGAGCCCAAGCCACCGGGTCCTGTGGAGCTTGATGAAAACGTACCTGGGACAGTGACCCTTTCATGGAGCCCGTCTCCCGATGAGAAGCGTGACGACAGGCTGCACTACATGGTTGCGAAACGTGActcaaataaaaggaaatggcACACAGTTGCAGATCATATCTTCAACAATCGATTCACCGCCTGCAACATAATGCCAGGCCGAGAATACCATTTCAGAGTCTATGCAAAGAACGACATCGGGTCCTCTAAACCCTCAGAGTCACCAAAGTGGCAGATTTCTACAAAGAAAG AGAAGTTCACTGTCAAAGTGCCTGTAACAAAGGCCTGCAATCTCCAGTGCCTCCCCAAGTTCCTCCTGCCATTGAAACTGCACACTGCTCCTCAGGGTTATGAATGCTACATGAGCTGTGCGGTGAAAGGGGATCCGACGCCCCATGTGACGTGGCTCCGCGACAACGTCAGTCTGAATACCAACACCAACTACCACATCACCAACACCTGCGGTGTCTGTTCTCTGCTCATACTGAGAGTCGGGCCGAACGACACCGGGGAGTACAAGATCGTTGCTGAAAACTCTCTGGGGAGGGCCGAGTGCTCCACTAAACTGACAGTCAGAG aataa
- the LOC137898144 gene encoding immunoglobulin-like and fibronectin type III domain-containing protein 1 isoform X2: protein MLGIRKKSKVPGVMITQFMEELPEGMSTPDFTRKPIALTIQEGKFAVFKAKVVGTPTPTVTWSRANGEIHFHSDLCVQKYDAESQEHTIEFPKVAPEDADTYKCFATNEYGRAICTVVLNIIKVGFSKSKELQKTQAEDVTDFRKKLKKRNFDGTRDGKPMEPEEKVWEILLSADKKDYERICAEYNIKDFRGMLKRLSEMKREREVEIAEFVTQISALKHIEVNDDDCATIELDMDLKDPSSKIFLYKDGIMVPFTKEESDAMRHSLKQVGKKYVFTIRNLGLGDAGIYSVDVEGINVFSTDFRVQEVDFALKMQEVKAAEREDALFQCVLTAPMDQIKWFGKSSPLSNSDKHEITVSEDKLIHKLIVRDCLPLDGGIYAAVAGIKSCNAWLIVEVDKDPSNKGKKAARKTTVAGGGNDEDLMRIAKEQQEKYQKEMEEKMEIAKKAQTEKEAAGAAARAEAEAAKKEATDMKAKSKRAAAGKDGAAMKRKKKHTGAAVGAGSAGGGVAGSASGPSGGIGGAAGGAGGVAGAAGAEVDAIDGGKGAGANEGTGVGGVAGGEGGSGEGSGAAAKGGDGGIAGDGAVGGEGEGEDDFEEGEEDSFEDSDEEIEGEAKRDGDVDGGEATRKKRVREGPLVPDTVIDPGVHFHAGLSDCKIIIGETAELECKLSSEECQGSWYKDGNEIKSNEGMTISKEGSFHRLKIHKVTEEYAGTYKFEADGRKTESLIVVEDPPRFYTDDLEAFKKPVTVKKGQKTTFKLAYIGREPMKVQWYLDGEELSDEANIKVERLDGYSRLMLNKLQRKDSGEVKMKLKNEFGTLEAVSQLVVLDKPSPPMGPLEIVDASSSAIEFKWRPPKDSGGCKIDNYILERQQVGRNTWKKVGPIGSEATYKDSDVDHGKRYCYRIRVETEMGTSELMETEDIQAGTKAYAGPPSTPKIVSAFKDCIKLSWSPPADDGGSGILGYNLEKRKKGSNLWGPVNPPEQMIRAKGFAVKDVVEGMEYEFRVSAINNSGAGEFSTPSEFVPARDPKKPPGKVLDFKVTDSTYTTLSLSWTQPKEIQDVQDEAKGYFLEIRPAENTEWDRCNSNAITMNSFTVKGLKSMAMYWVRITATNDGGDGEIQELDNYILAMPPPVRPRFTDAKIKSFMVVRAGNAARFNINFQASPWPDITWQKDGVPVSKKVTISNTEGTSQLLITSAERSDTGIYTIIVKNVVGQETISIEIRVTDEPKPPGPVELDENVPGTVTLSWSPSPDEKRDDRLHYMVAKRDSNKRKWHTVADHIFNNRFTACNIMPGREYHFRVYAKNDIGSSKPSESPKWQISTKKEKFTVKVPVTKACNLQCLPKFLLPLKLHTAPQGYECYMSCAVKGDPTPHVTWLRDNVSLNTNTNYHITNTCGVCSLLILRVGPNDTGEYKIVAENSLGRAECSTKLTVRE, encoded by the exons ATGTTGG GCATCAGGAAGAAGTCTAAAGTGCCTGGCGTCATGATAACACAGTTCATGGAGGAACTTCCAGAGGGAATGTCTACTCCAGATTTCACCCGCAAACCCATTGCTCTAACCATTCAAGAAG GTAAATTTGCAGTCTTTAAAGCAAAAGTGGTGGGCACGCCAACACCTACTGTAACATGGAGCCGAGCAAATggagaaatacattttcattctgatctgtgCGTGCAAAAGTACGATGCAGAATCTCAGGAACATACAATTGAG TTTCCTAAGGTTGCCCCAGAAGATGCAGACACCTACAAATGTTTTGCAACAAATGAATACGGGAGAGCCATTTGCACTGTAGTCTTGAATATTATTAAGG TTGGATTCTCCAAGAGCAAAGAACTTCAAAAGACACAAGCAGAAG ACGTAACAGACTtcagaaaaaaactaaaaaaacg TAATTTTGATGGAACGCGTGATGGAAAGCCAATGGAGCCAGAGGAGAAGGTGTGGGAAATTCTCCTCAGTGCAGACAAGAAAGATTACGAGCGCATCTGTGCTGAATATAACATCAAAGATTTCCGTGGCATGCTGAAGAGGCTCAGTGAAATGAAGCGGGAAAGGGAGGTGGAGATTGCAGAG TTTGTCACACAAATCAGTGCACTCAAACATATCGAGGTCAATGATGATGACTGTGCAACAATTGAGCTGGACATGGACCTGAAGGACCCGAGCAGTAAAATCTTCCTATACAAG GATGGCATCATGGTTCCATTTACCAAAGAAGAGAGCGACGCAATGAGGCATAGCTTGAAACAAGTCGGCAAGAAATATGTCTTCACAATTAGAAACCTAGGTTTAGGGGATGCTGGAATTTACTCTGTGGATGTTGAGGGCATCAACGTCTTTTCGACAGACTTCAGAG TACAAGAAGTTGACTTTGCTCTAAAAATGCAAGAGGTTAAGGCCGCAGAGCGAGAGGATGCGCTCTTTCAGTGTGTCCTGACAGCGCCTATGGATCAGATCAAATGGTTTGGGAAAAGCTCTCCTCTGTCAAATAGTGACAAACATGAAATCACTGTGTCTGAAGATAAGCTTATCCACAAGTTGATTGTGCGCGACTGTTTGCCTTTGGATGGCGGCATTTATGCTGCTGTGGCGGGAATCAAATCCTGCAATGCCTGGCTTATAGTTGAAG ttgaCAAAGATCCGTCCAACAAGGGCAAGAAGGCAGCTCGCAAGACAACTGTAGCTGGAGGGGGCAACGATGAAGATCTAATGAGAATAGCTAAGGAGCAGCAAGAAAAATATCAGAAGGAAATGGAGGAAAAAATGGAAATTGCCAAGAAGGCTCAAACAGaaaaagaagctgcaggagctgctgcccGAGCAGAGGCTGAAGCAGCGAAAAAAGAAGCCACTGATATGAAGGCAAAGTCTAAAAGGGCTGCAGCTGGCAAGGATGGAGCTGCAATGAAACGGAAGAAAAAACACACTGGTGCAGCTGTAGGTGCTGGCTCTGCTGGGGGTGGAGTCGCTGGCTCTGCCAGTGGCCCTTCTGGTGGCATCGGTGGTGCTGCTGGTGGCGCCGGTGGAGTCGCTGGTGCTGCCGGTGCAGAGGTTGATGCAATTGATGGTGGCAAAGGTGCTGGTGCGAATGAAGGAACTGGAGTTGGTGGTGTAGCAGGTGGTGAAGGTGGCAGCGGAGAGGGAAGTGGAGCTGCAGCTAAAGGTGGCGATGGCGGCATCGCTGGGGATGGGGCTGTGGGTGGTGAAGGTGAAGGAGAAGATGATTTtgaggaaggggaagaggatTCCTTTGAAGATTCTGATGAGGAAATTGAGGGAGAGGCCAAAAGAGATGGAGACGTAGATGGAGGAGAAGCAACACGCAAGAAACGCGTGAGAGAAGGTCCACTTGTTCCAGATACAGTAATAG ACCCAGGAGTTCACTTTCATGCCGGGCTTTCCGACTGCAAAATCATTATTGGAGAAACAGCAGAGTTGGAGTGTAAACTGAGCAGTGAAGAATGTCAGGGAAGCTGGTACAAAGATGGAAATGAG attAAATCAAATGAGGGTATGACCATTTCAAAGGAGGGAAGTTTCCACAGGCTTAAGATTCACAAAGTAACAGAAGAATATGCTGGGACATATAAATTTGAGGCTGATGGACGGAAGACAGAGAGCTTAATTGTTGTGGAAG ATCCACCAAGATTTTATACCGATGACCTGGAGGCCTTTAAAAAGCCTGTGACTGTGAAGAAAGgacaaaaaacaactttcaaatTAGCTTATATTGGACGGGAGCCTATGAAAGTTCAGTGGTACCTCGATGGCGAGGAGCTTTCGGACGAAGCGAATATCAAGGTCGAGCGCCTCGACGGTTACAGCCGACTGATGCTGAACAAACTGCAGCGCAAGGACAGCGGCGAAGTAAAGATGAAACTCAAAAATGAGTTTGGCACTCTTGAGGCTGTCAGCCAGCTCGTGGTACTGG ATAAACCCTCTCCACCTATGGGACCTCTGGAGATTGTTGACGCCTCCTCTTCTGCAATTGAATTTAAGTGGAGGCCTCCAAAAGACAGTGGTGGCTGCAAGATAGACAACTATATCCTCGAACGCCAACAAGTTGGCCGTAACACCTGGAAGAAGGTGGGACCGATCGGCTCAGAGGCCACGTACAAGGACTCGGATGTCGACCACGGCAAGAGGTACTGTTATCGCATCAGGGTGGAGACTGAAATGGGGACCAGCGAGCTGATGGAAACGGAGGACATTCAAGCTGGAACAAAAG caTACGCTGGACCTCCATCAACACCGAAAATTGTCAGCGCTTTCAAGGACTGCATCAAACTGTCATGGTCTCCTCCAGCCGACGATGGCGGTAGCGGCATATTGGGATACAACCTCGAGAAGCGCAAGAAGGGCAGCAACCTGTGGGGTCCAGTCAACCCACCCGAACAGATGATCAGAG CGAAGGGATTTGCAGTAAAAGACGTGGTTGAGGGCATGGAGTACGAATTCCGTGTCTCAGCGATCAATAACTCTGGAGCTGGTGAATTTAGCACGCCGTCTGAGTTTGTGCCCGCCAGAGACCCTAAAA AGCCTCCTGGTAAGGTCCTGGACTTCAAAGTGACAGATTCTACCTACACCACTCTGTCGCTGTCCTGGACCCAGCCCAAGGAGATCCAGGACGTTCAGGACGAAGCCAAGGGATATTTTCTCGAGATCAGACCTGCAGAAAATACCGAATGGGATCGCTgcaattcaaatgcaatcacCATGAATTCCTTTACAGTCAAAGGCTTGAAGTCAATGGCGATGTACTGGGTGAGAATCACTGCCACTAATGACGGAGGAGATGGGGAGATACAAGAGCTGGATAATTACATCCTTGCAATGCCCCCTCCTG TGAGACCACGTTTTACGGATGCCAAAATCAAGAGTTTCATGGTTGTGAGAGCAGGAAATGCCGCAAGATTCAACATCAACTTTCAG GCTTCTCCTTGGCCTGACATTACCTGGCAGAAAGATGGAGTGCCAGTGTCTAAAAAGGTAACGATCAGCAACACAGAGGGAACGTCCCAGCTCCTGATTACTTCCGCTGAGCGCTCAGACACCGGCATCTACACAATCATTGTCAAGAACGTTGTAGGTCAAGAAACAATCAGCATTGAAATTAGAGTCACAG ATGAGCCCAAGCCACCGGGTCCTGTGGAGCTTGATGAAAACGTACCTGGGACAGTGACCCTTTCATGGAGCCCGTCTCCCGATGAGAAGCGTGACGACAGGCTGCACTACATGGTTGCGAAACGTGActcaaataaaaggaaatggcACACAGTTGCAGATCATATCTTCAACAATCGATTCACCGCCTGCAACATAATGCCAGGCCGAGAATACCATTTCAGAGTCTATGCAAAGAACGACATCGGGTCCTCTAAACCCTCAGAGTCACCAAAGTGGCAGATTTCTACAAAGAAAG AGAAGTTCACTGTCAAAGTGCCTGTAACAAAGGCCTGCAATCTCCAGTGCCTCCCCAAGTTCCTCCTGCCATTGAAACTGCACACTGCTCCTCAGGGTTATGAATGCTACATGAGCTGTGCGGTGAAAGGGGATCCGACGCCCCATGTGACGTGGCTCCGCGACAACGTCAGTCTGAATACCAACACCAACTACCACATCACCAACACCTGCGGTGTCTGTTCTCTGCTCATACTGAGAGTCGGGCCGAACGACACCGGGGAGTACAAGATCGTTGCTGAAAACTCTCTGGGGAGGGCCGAGTGCTCCACTAAACTGACAGTCAGAG aataa